A region of the Arsenicicoccus dermatophilus genome:
GGTCAAGGCCATGTCCAAGGACCGCCCCGTCGTCATCCTCGTCACCGCCCCGGCCTGGTGCGGCTACTGCAAGAAGCTCGACCCGGTGATCCGCAAGTTCAACGCCGACGACGCGGGCAAGTGGGTCCTGGCGATCATCGACGTCGACAAGGCGGGTGGCGCCGAGAAGGAGTTCGGCGCCGACGGCTACCCCACCATGGTCCCGTGGGGCAAGAACGGTGAGATGAAGGGCACCGGTCGCATGGAGGGCTGGGCCGGCGAGTCCGGCACCCGCGAGTGGCTGGACGCCATGCTCAAGGAGTACGGCCCGACCAACACCCCGGCGCCGACCAACACCCCGGCGCCGACCAACACCCCGGCGCCGACCAACACCGCGCCGCGTCCCACCCAGACGCCGCGTCCGACCGAGACGCCGCGTCCGACCGAGACGCCCACCCCGCTGCCCACGAAGCCGCGGCCCACCCAGACGCCGACCACGCCCGCGCCGACCGGCACCGAGCCGGGCCCGGTGCCCACCAGCACCGCCCCGGTCCCGGTGCCCACCACCGAGCCTGCCCCGACCACGACGGCCCCGGCTCCCACCACCACCGGCCCCGCCCCGACCACGCCCGCCCCCGGTGACGGCACCCTGCCCGAGCTGCCCCCGGGCGCCGTGCAGCTGACCGACAAGAACTTCGACGAGGCCGTGATCAAGGAGTCCGCCAAGCGGACCGTGATCATCGACTTCTCCAAGGACAAGTGCGAGCCGTGCCTGGCCATCGCGCCGCTGCTGGACGAGAAGTACCGCAAGGACGCGGGGAAGTGGCAGTACACCCGCCTCGACGGCACCCAGTTCCCGGAGCTGTGGAAGAAGTTCGACAACCCGTGGTTCCCGACGCTCGTCGCCATGCGTGACGGCAAGGAGATCTCGCGTCGCGCCGGCTACGAGGGTGACGCCGAGGCCGTCAAGGCCTGGATCGACTCCGTGGCCGAGGGCAAGGCCCCCGCGGTCGACCCGCTGGTCATGGACCTCAAGTCCGAGGAGGACTGGAACTCGATCGTCTCCATGTCCAAGCGCCACCCGGTCGCCATCCGCGCCCACCTGGACAGCTACCTCAAGAGCTCCAAGCGCAGCGGTGAGGCCGCCAAGAAGATCGCCAACGGAGATGGCGGCAAGTGGACCCTGGCCAACGTCGACATGGCCGGTCCCGGTGCCTACCTCCTGGCCCGCAAGGGCGTCCGCGTGACCACGGTCCCGCAGATGTTCGTGTTCTACAACGGCAAGGTCCAGCTCACCCCGCTGAACGGCCCCGCCGACGAGGCCAAGATCCGCGAGTGGGTCAACACCATGCTGAGCACCCACTACCCGCCGGCCTGAGCCGCGGGCTGATCCCCAGCACCACCCTCGGTCCGGCCGGGGCGCGGCTCACGTCGCGCCCCGGCCGGACCCGTCCTCCCTGCGCCAACCATCCCTGAACCGCCATCCACCACTACCACCGAGGAGCATCATGACCACCGAGAACAGCACCCCCGCCGCCGAGCACCAGCGCTGGCGCGAGGCCCGTCACGCCGCCGTCACCGGACCGCACGGCAACCTCGCCCTCGTGGGCTTCCTGCAGGTCACCGAGGAGCCGGAGCGGCTCGAGCAGATCCCGGCGACGGTATGGCGCGTCGGTGACGCCGACGGGATCATGGTCACCGCCGACGCCGCCGACGAGGTCCGCCTCGACGGGGAGCTCGTGGACGGCGACCGGGCCTGGGCCCGGCTGCGTCCCGACGGCACCCCGATCCTGACCTGGCAGGGCCTCGCCGCCGATGCCTTCTCGCTGGACGGCTCCGCCTTCGAGGTCCGCGTCTACGACCCCTCCGCCCCTCGTCGCGCCGAGTTCGAGCGCATCGACTGCTACGACTACGACCCCGAGCTGGTGGTCCCGGCCCGCTTCGTCCGCGATGCCGAGGTGCACGCGGTGCCGTGGGAGTTCAGCCGTGGCAGCGACAGCGGCGCGCTCAAGCAGGTGCCCGGCAGCGTGCGGTTCACCCTGGGTGGCGAGGAGCACGAGCTCGCGGGCTTCCTCGACGGCCGGGTGCTCGTCATCGTCTTCGCCGATGCCACCACGGGTCCCGAGTCCTACGCGCCCGGTCGCTTCCTCAAGCTCGACATCCCGCAGGACGGCGAGCTGGAGCTCGACTTCAACCAGGCCTTCGTGCCGCCGTGCGGGTTCTCGGACTTCTACTCCTGCCCGCTGCCGCCCGCCGGGAACCGGCTCAGTGTGCCCGTCCGTGGCGGGGAACGGCGTGTGATCTGGCGCGAGCAGCAGCAAGCCTGAACGAGCTGAGGGTGGCCACGAGCGCGAGCGCCGTGCCCACCCAGGGCAGCGTCTGGGTCTGGCCGGCGTCCACGAGCACTCCGCCGAGGGCGCCGGCCACCGCGACGCAGAGGTTCCAGGTGGTGACCACCAGGGCCTGACCGATCTCCTGGGACTGTCCGCAGATGCGAGCCGAGGCGGTCTGGAAGATCGTGGGGGCGCCCCCGAAGGCCATGCCCCACACCGCCACGACCCCGAGCACGGCGAAGAGCGGTCCGGCGGGCACCAGGAAGCACGCGGCGAGGCACGCCACCAGCCCCGCGCAGACCAGGGTGGCCAGCAGCTGCAGGTGCCGGTCCACGTGCTTGCCGACCAGCGCCAGGCCGATGACGGCCACCAGCCCGAAGGCCAGGAGCAGGACGTCGAGCCGCAGGTCCTTGCGCCCCTGGGTCAGAGCGGGCAGGAAGGTGTAGACCACGTTGTGCGCGGTCGAGTAGAACGCGGTCACGGCGAGCACGCGGCCGAGCCCGGGCAGGGTGAGCACGCTGCCCAGTCCGGGCCGCTCCCCACCGCGCGGCTCTCCGGGGATGCGAGGCAGCGAGGCGATGGCGAGGAGCAGGACGAGCGCGGCCAGCGCGGACACGGCGGCGAAGGAGAGCCGCCACCCGAGCATGCTGCCGAGGAGGCTGCCGAAGGGGATCCCCAGCGCGAGCGCCATGGGCGTGCCGGCCATGGCGATCGCCATGGCACGGCCTGCGATCCCCGGGACCACCAGGCGGGTGGCGTAACCCGCCAGCATCGCCCACAGCAGGCCGGCGCAGGCACCCGCGGC
Encoded here:
- a CDS encoding DUF1684 domain-containing protein; the encoded protein is MTTENSTPAAEHQRWREARHAAVTGPHGNLALVGFLQVTEEPERLEQIPATVWRVGDADGIMVTADAADEVRLDGELVDGDRAWARLRPDGTPILTWQGLAADAFSLDGSAFEVRVYDPSAPRRAEFERIDCYDYDPELVVPARFVRDAEVHAVPWEFSRGSDSGALKQVPGSVRFTLGGEEHELAGFLDGRVLVIVFADATTGPESYAPGRFLKLDIPQDGELELDFNQAFVPPCGFSDFYSCPLPPAGNRLSVPVRGGERRVIWREQQQA
- a CDS encoding thioredoxin family protein, translated to MHLSRKTSRSLLAGVLATGVASSMAPSLASAAVASPATASVRAAAVAAGGTVIDVNKSNLAEVKAMSKDRPVVILVTAPAWCGYCKKLDPVIRKFNADDAGKWVLAIIDVDKAGGAEKEFGADGYPTMVPWGKNGEMKGTGRMEGWAGESGTREWLDAMLKEYGPTNTPAPTNTPAPTNTPAPTNTAPRPTQTPRPTETPRPTETPTPLPTKPRPTQTPTTPAPTGTEPGPVPTSTAPVPVPTTEPAPTTTAPAPTTTGPAPTTPAPGDGTLPELPPGAVQLTDKNFDEAVIKESAKRTVIIDFSKDKCEPCLAIAPLLDEKYRKDAGKWQYTRLDGTQFPELWKKFDNPWFPTLVAMRDGKEISRRAGYEGDAEAVKAWIDSVAEGKAPAVDPLVMDLKSEEDWNSIVSMSKRHPVAIRAHLDSYLKSSKRSGEAAKKIANGDGGKWTLANVDMAGPGAYLLARKGVRVTTVPQMFVFYNGKVQLTPLNGPADEAKIREWVNTMLSTHYPPA